A DNA window from Rhizobium jaguaris contains the following coding sequences:
- a CDS encoding nuclear transport factor 2 family protein: MSEMIFSKRETPDWLLAFWKEIDDKTFGPGFDCFAEDATANLGVAEWRGRETIRESLRAFIDTGFTALHDVTEYWDGGFLKVFRGFVTMTPDDPNHPVVKPVMTHFFYMDEADHTKVRHWFGSVGPVQF, encoded by the coding sequence ATGAGTGAGATGATTTTCAGCAAGCGCGAAACACCGGACTGGCTGTTGGCCTTCTGGAAGGAAATTGACGACAAGACCTTCGGCCCCGGCTTTGACTGCTTCGCAGAAGACGCCACCGCCAATTTAGGCGTCGCCGAGTGGAGGGGCCGTGAGACTATCCGCGAAAGTCTGCGCGCTTTCATCGATACGGGATTTACCGCCCTTCATGATGTGACCGAATATTGGGACGGCGGGTTCCTCAAGGTCTTCCGCGGCTTCGTTACCATGACCCCGGACGATCCGAACCACCCCGTCGTCAAGCCCGTCATGACACACTTCTTTTACATGGATGAGGCCGATCACACCAAAGTGCGTCACTGGTTCGGTTCTGTCGGGCCGGTGCAATTCTAA
- the fabD gene encoding ACP S-malonyltransferase yields MTVAFTFPGQGSQTVGMGKDLADNFAEARAVFEEVDEALGEKLSDIIFNGPEDKLTLTANAQPALMAVSIAVTRVLQARGLDLKSKVAYVAGHSLGEYSALCAAGTFSLADTARLLRIRGNAMQAAVPVGVGAMAAIIGLEHADVVTVCAEASAIGACQIANDNGGGQIVISGEKAPVEKAAELATVKGAKRAILLPVSAPFHSSLMAPAAEAMRRALAEVAKSNPVVPVIANVRAAPVTDAGTIADLLVEQVTGQVRWRETVEWFAANNVTTLYEIGAGKVLTGLARRIDKSVTGIAVNSTADIDTALASLLG; encoded by the coding sequence ATGACTGTTGCTTTCACATTTCCCGGCCAGGGTAGCCAGACCGTTGGCATGGGCAAGGATCTCGCGGACAATTTCGCTGAAGCGCGCGCCGTTTTCGAGGAAGTCGATGAAGCGCTCGGTGAAAAGCTTTCTGACATCATCTTCAATGGCCCCGAAGACAAGCTGACGTTGACTGCGAACGCGCAGCCGGCGTTGATGGCCGTATCGATCGCCGTCACGCGCGTTCTCCAGGCAAGGGGCCTCGATCTGAAGAGCAAGGTCGCTTATGTTGCCGGTCATTCGCTCGGCGAATATTCGGCGCTGTGTGCCGCCGGCACTTTCTCGCTCGCCGATACGGCGCGGCTTCTGCGCATTCGCGGCAATGCCATGCAGGCCGCGGTTCCGGTTGGGGTCGGCGCAATGGCGGCGATCATCGGTCTGGAACACGCCGACGTCGTCACGGTTTGCGCCGAGGCTTCGGCCATAGGTGCCTGTCAGATCGCCAATGACAATGGCGGCGGTCAGATTGTCATTTCAGGCGAGAAGGCCCCGGTCGAAAAGGCTGCCGAACTGGCGACAGTCAAGGGTGCCAAGCGCGCCATTCTGCTTCCCGTGTCCGCACCCTTCCATTCGTCGCTGATGGCGCCCGCCGCTGAGGCAATGCGCCGGGCTTTGGCAGAGGTTGCGAAATCCAATCCGGTCGTGCCCGTCATCGCCAATGTTCGCGCGGCTCCGGTAACGGACGCCGGCACGATCGCCGATCTGCTGGTCGAGCAGGTTACCGGCCAGGTGCGCTGGCGCGAAACGGTGGAATGGTTTGCCGCCAACAACGTGACAACATTATATGAAATCGGCGCCGGCAAGGTGTTGACGGGCCTGGCCCGCCGCATCGACAAATCGGTTACCGGCATCGCGGTGAATTCGACCGCCGATATCGACACTGCGCTCGCCAGCTTGCTCGGCTGA
- the rpsR gene encoding 30S ribosomal protein S18, which yields MSEVSSAPVRRPFHRRRKTCPFSGANAPRIDYKDVRLLQRYISERGKIVPSRITAVSQKKQRELAQAIKRARFLGLLPYVVA from the coding sequence ATGTCTGAAGTTTCCTCCGCACCGGTCCGCCGTCCGTTCCATCGCCGCCGCAAGACCTGCCCGTTCTCGGGCGCCAATGCGCCGCGCATCGACTACAAGGACGTCCGCCTCCTGCAGCGCTACATTTCCGAGCGTGGCAAGATCGTTCCGTCCCGCATCACGGCCGTTTCCCAGAAGAAGCAGCGCGAACTCGCTCAGGCGATCAAGCGCGCCCGTTTCCTCGGCCTGCTGCCCTACGTCGTCGCTTAA
- a CDS encoding SRPBCC family protein, whose protein sequence is MPEPLVVRQERRIPAPPAAVFALLTDPEKILRWMGTEAQIEPQPEGLYLVNVTGARFARGSFREVVPVHRLAYSFGWDGSEVVPPGSSLVEIDLIEQPDGTLLRLTHTGLPNAEQCAGHAEGWAHYLGRLSEAAAGRDPGPDPMAGRK, encoded by the coding sequence ATGCCAGAACCCCTCGTCGTCCGCCAAGAAAGGCGCATCCCGGCGCCACCAGCCGCAGTGTTCGCCCTCTTGACCGATCCGGAGAAGATTCTGCGCTGGATGGGAACGGAGGCGCAGATTGAGCCGCAGCCCGAGGGGCTCTATCTCGTCAACGTCACGGGCGCTCGCTTCGCTCGCGGCTCCTTTCGCGAGGTGGTACCGGTTCATCGGCTGGCCTACAGCTTCGGCTGGGATGGCAGCGAAGTGGTTCCGCCGGGGTCGAGCCTGGTCGAGATCGACCTGATCGAGCAACCGGACGGAACGCTGCTGCGCCTGACCCACACCGGCCTGCCCAATGCCGAACAATGCGCCGGTCATGCCGAAGGCTGGGCTCACTATCTCGGACGGCTATCCGAGGCCGCTGCCGGGCGCGATCCGGGTCCGGATCCTATGGCCGGCAGAAAATGA
- a CDS encoding adenylate/guanylate cyclase domain-containing protein, translating into MDLPAPLAWLVDEAGASPGAERFLAELGGRLLADGLPLAGGALSLAVPHPIIARRIWLWRAETGTVIEALGFAGGPPSQAGHDWLTGLGPVQEDAVGAAADSPVLGWAGTRSFEPAETNRLRQIVRFAAAPLAALAAQAALAALLEAYLGRRSAARVQAGALHRGTGETIRAALLCADLRDFTALSEATEPAAMITALDAWFDRVAGAVHAFGGEVLKFIGDGALAIFPVTGAPGEACEAALRAVVAARAGMAHLDAVRQTQGLPPLPFGAALHFGEMLWGNIGAADRLDFTAIGPAVNLVSRLEGLCKPLGRSVLISGAVAAETTMALIPLGKHPLRGIADPCAVFTLPED; encoded by the coding sequence ATGGATCTGCCCGCCCCCCTTGCCTGGCTGGTTGACGAGGCCGGCGCCTCGCCCGGCGCTGAACGGTTCTTGGCCGAGCTCGGCGGGCGGCTGCTCGCCGACGGTCTGCCGCTTGCAGGCGGGGCCCTGTCGCTCGCGGTACCGCATCCGATCATCGCCCGGCGGATTTGGCTATGGCGGGCGGAAACGGGGACCGTGATTGAGGCACTGGGCTTCGCCGGCGGTCCACCCAGCCAAGCCGGACACGACTGGCTGACCGGGCTTGGCCCGGTGCAGGAGGACGCGGTCGGCGCAGCGGCGGACAGCCCGGTGCTGGGCTGGGCCGGGACGCGGTCATTCGAGCCCGCCGAGACCAATCGGCTGCGGCAGATCGTGCGCTTCGCCGCAGCGCCCTTGGCTGCCCTGGCCGCGCAGGCGGCGCTGGCAGCGCTGCTCGAAGCTTATCTCGGCCGGCGCAGCGCCGCCCGTGTACAAGCCGGCGCGCTGCACCGCGGCACCGGGGAGACCATCCGCGCTGCACTGCTCTGCGCCGATTTGCGCGATTTCACCGCCCTGTCCGAAGCGACGGAGCCGGCGGCGATGATCACCGCCCTTGATGCCTGGTTCGACCGCGTTGCCGGGGCGGTGCACGCTTTCGGAGGCGAGGTGCTGAAATTCATCGGTGACGGCGCGCTGGCGATCTTCCCGGTCACCGGCGCACCGGGCGAGGCCTGCGAGGCCGCGCTGCGCGCCGTCGTTGCCGCCCGCGCCGGCATGGCCCATCTCGATGCGGTGCGGCAGACGCAGGGGCTGCCGCCGTTACCCTTTGGTGCGGCATTGCATTTCGGCGAGATGCTCTGGGGCAATATCGGCGCGGCCGACCGGCTGGACTTTACCGCCATAGGCCCTGCGGTCAATCTGGTCAGTCGGCTTGAAGGGCTATGCAAGCCGCTTGGCCGCAGTGTGCTCATCTCGGGCGCAGTGGCGGCCGAGACGACAATGGCTTTGATCCCGTTGGGCAAGCACCCATTGCGCGGTATCGCCGACCCCTGCGCCGTCTTCACATTGCCGGAGGATTAA
- the mltG gene encoding endolytic transglycosylase MltG yields MSDTNQNNGTPNGQKGPIIPKSANEALRPERVPDPPKRSRKARSQMVIFLNFLMTLVVFVVIAAVIGTYYAISTYQAAGPLTTNTNFIVRPGASVNEIATRLEASNIISDARIFRYLTATYLHNGETLRQGEYEIKAGASMKDIMELLKSGKSILYSVTLPEGLTVRQIFNKLQADPVLEGDLPSALPPEGSLEPNTYKFTRGAKRTEIIDQMKAAQEKLIDEIWDKRDPALPLTNKRDLVTLASIVEKETGLADERAHVASVFLNRLGKGMRLQSDPTVIYGLFGGDGKPADRPIFQSDLKKETAYNTYLIKGLPPTPIANPGKDALDAVANPWKTQDLYFVADGTGGHVFAATLEDHNANVKRWRKLIAEKGEDPSAIAVDGQPDDSGATAAGGGAASGTQQKKKTN; encoded by the coding sequence GTGAGCGATACGAACCAGAACAACGGAACTCCGAACGGGCAGAAGGGGCCGATCATCCCGAAATCGGCCAATGAAGCTCTGCGTCCGGAGCGTGTTCCGGACCCGCCGAAGCGCTCCCGCAAAGCCCGCAGCCAGATGGTGATCTTCCTGAACTTTCTGATGACGCTGGTCGTTTTCGTCGTCATTGCAGCTGTCATCGGAACCTACTATGCGATTTCGACTTATCAGGCAGCCGGGCCGCTGACCACCAACACCAATTTCATCGTACGCCCTGGCGCCAGCGTCAACGAGATCGCCACCCGCCTGGAGGCCAGCAACATCATCTCCGATGCCCGCATCTTCCGCTATCTGACGGCAACCTATCTGCACAATGGCGAAACGCTGCGGCAGGGCGAATACGAGATCAAGGCTGGCGCTTCCATGAAGGATATCATGGAGCTTTTGAAGTCCGGCAAGTCGATCCTCTATTCGGTCACCTTGCCGGAAGGGCTGACGGTACGGCAAATATTCAACAAGCTGCAGGCCGACCCGGTACTGGAAGGCGATCTGCCCTCTGCCTTGCCACCGGAAGGCAGCCTGGAACCCAATACCTATAAATTCACACGCGGCGCGAAGCGCACGGAAATCATCGATCAGATGAAGGCAGCGCAAGAAAAACTGATCGATGAGATATGGGACAAGCGCGATCCGGCACTGCCGCTGACGAATAAGCGGGATCTGGTCACCTTGGCGTCGATCGTTGAAAAGGAGACCGGGCTTGCGGATGAGCGCGCCCATGTGGCGTCCGTCTTCCTCAACCGTCTCGGCAAGGGCATGCGCCTGCAATCCGACCCGACGGTCATCTATGGGCTCTTCGGTGGCGACGGCAAGCCGGCCGATCGCCCGATCTTCCAATCGGACCTCAAAAAAGAAACGGCCTACAACACCTACCTCATCAAGGGCCTGCCGCCGACTCCGATCGCCAATCCGGGCAAGGATGCGCTCGACGCGGTTGCCAACCCCTGGAAGACACAGGACCTCTATTTTGTTGCCGACGGCACGGGTGGCCACGTCTTCGCCGCGACGCTGGAAGATCACAACGCCAACGTCAAGCGCTGGCGTAAGCTCATAGCGGAAAAGGGTGAGGATCCGAGCGCGATCGCGGTTGACGGTCAGCCGGACGACAGCGGCGCTACCGCCGCTGGTGGGGGCGCTGCTTCCGGCACACAGCAGAAAAAGAAGACGAACTAA
- the gmk gene encoding guanylate kinase, translating into MKPATSTSISIARRGLMLAISSPSGAGKSTIARTLLETDKQIGLSVSVTTRQRRPSEIAGIHYHFVSLREFERLRDSDSLLEWAEVHGNFYGTPREPVETAMAEGRDMLFDIDWQGAQQLQEKMPADVVSIFVLPPTMTELQSRLHRRAEDSEEVIATRLANSRAEIAHWREYDYVIINDDLDAAFDAVQSIVKAERLRRDRRHGMFDFVRGLLEETPKL; encoded by the coding sequence ATGAAGCCGGCGACATCCACATCCATTTCGATTGCCCGCCGGGGGCTGATGCTTGCCATTTCCTCGCCCTCAGGTGCGGGGAAATCGACGATCGCGCGCACCTTGTTGGAGACCGACAAGCAGATTGGTCTATCCGTCAGCGTCACGACGCGGCAACGGCGGCCGAGTGAGATTGCCGGCATACATTATCATTTTGTCTCGCTGCGGGAATTCGAGCGGCTTCGCGATTCCGACTCGTTGCTCGAATGGGCAGAGGTGCATGGCAATTTCTACGGCACGCCGCGCGAGCCGGTGGAGACGGCGATGGCCGAGGGCCGCGACATGCTCTTCGATATCGACTGGCAGGGCGCGCAGCAACTGCAGGAGAAGATGCCTGCCGATGTCGTATCGATCTTCGTGCTGCCGCCTACCATGACGGAGCTGCAATCGCGCTTGCACCGCCGCGCCGAAGATTCCGAAGAGGTAATCGCCACGCGGCTTGCCAATTCCAGGGCCGAGATCGCCCATTGGCGCGAGTATGATTATGTCATCATCAACGATGATCTGGACGCTGCTTTCGACGCGGTTCAGTCGATCGTCAAGGCCGAGCGCCTGCGCCGCGACCGCCGCCACGGCATGTTCGACTTCGTTCGTGGTCTGCTGGAAGAAACGCCGAAGCTCTGA
- a CDS encoding acyl carrier protein — MSDIAERVKKIVIDHLGVDADKVVESASFIDDLGADSLDTVELVMAFEEEFGVEIPDDAADSILTVGDAVKFIEKAQA; from the coding sequence ATGAGCGATATCGCAGAACGCGTAAAGAAAATTGTTATTGATCATCTTGGCGTTGACGCCGACAAGGTTGTTGAAAGCGCCAGCTTCATCGACGATCTGGGCGCGGATTCGCTCGACACCGTCGAACTGGTCATGGCCTTTGAAGAAGAATTCGGCGTTGAAATCCCCGATGATGCTGCCGACTCGATCCTGACGGTCGGTGACGCGGTAAAGTTCATTGAAAAGGCCCAGGCCTAA
- the fabG gene encoding 3-oxoacyl-[acyl-carrier-protein] reductase, producing the protein MLDLTGRKAMVTGSSGGIGEEIARLLHKQGAIVGLHGTRVEKLEALAADLGDRVKIFPANLSNRGEVKALGVKAEEELGGVDILVNNAGITKDGLFVRMSDEDWDSVLEVNLTAVFRLTRELTHPMMRRRYGRIINITSVVGVTGNSGQANYCASKAGMIGFTKSLAQEIATRNVTVNCVAPGFIESAMTGKLNDKQKEAIMGAIPMKRMGSGAEVASAVAYLASSEASYVTGQTIHVNGGMAMI; encoded by the coding sequence ATGCTTGATTTGACCGGCCGCAAGGCCATGGTAACTGGCTCTTCCGGCGGTATCGGCGAAGAGATCGCAAGGCTGTTGCATAAGCAGGGCGCCATTGTCGGCCTGCATGGCACGCGCGTCGAGAAGCTCGAGGCTCTGGCCGCCGACCTTGGCGATCGCGTCAAGATCTTCCCGGCCAACCTTTCCAATCGTGGTGAGGTCAAGGCACTCGGCGTCAAGGCCGAAGAGGAGCTCGGCGGTGTCGACATCCTCGTCAACAATGCCGGCATCACCAAGGACGGCCTGTTCGTTCGTATGAGCGACGAGGACTGGGACAGCGTGCTGGAAGTCAATCTCACCGCAGTCTTCCGGCTGACGCGGGAGCTGACCCATCCGATGATGCGCCGCCGCTATGGTCGCATCATCAACATCACCTCCGTCGTCGGCGTCACCGGCAATTCCGGCCAGGCCAACTATTGCGCCTCCAAGGCCGGCATGATCGGCTTTACCAAGTCGCTGGCGCAAGAGATCGCGACGCGCAACGTGACCGTCAATTGCGTCGCCCCCGGTTTCATCGAGAGCGCCATGACCGGCAAGCTGAACGACAAGCAGAAAGAAGCGATCATGGGTGCCATTCCCATGAAGCGTATGGGCAGCGGCGCCGAAGTCGCATCCGCTGTCGCCTATCTGGCATCCTCCGAAGCAAGCTACGTCACCGGCCAGACGATCCACGTCAACGGCGGCATGGCAATGATCTGA
- the fabF gene encoding beta-ketoacyl-ACP synthase II: MRRVVITGTGMVSPLGCGTEVSWARLIAGHNGARLVTEFEVEDLAAKIACRVPVGDGSDGTFNADDWMEPKEQRKVDPFIIYGMAAADMALNDAGWHPTSDEDQIATGVMIGSGIGGLEGIVEAGYTLRDKGPRRISPFFIPGRLINLVSGQVSIRHKLRGPNHAVVTACSTGAHAIGDAARLIMLGDADVMVAGGAEAPVCRIALAGFAACKALSTQHNDDPHKASRPYDRDRDGFVMGEGAGIVVLEELEHAKARGAKIYAEVVGYGLSGDAHHITAPSEDGEGAFRCMTSALKRAGLTPADVDYINAHGTSTMADTIELGAVERLVGNAASKISMSSTKSATGHLLGAAGAIEAIFSTLAIRDNIAPPTLNLDNPERETAIDLVPHKARKRDINVALSNSFGFGGTNASLVLRRYEA, translated from the coding sequence ATGAGACGTGTCGTTATCACGGGTACCGGCATGGTATCACCTTTGGGCTGTGGCACTGAGGTGTCATGGGCGCGCTTGATCGCTGGACATAACGGCGCGCGTCTTGTGACGGAATTCGAGGTCGAGGATCTCGCGGCGAAGATTGCCTGCCGCGTTCCCGTCGGCGATGGCAGCGACGGCACATTCAATGCCGATGACTGGATGGAGCCGAAGGAACAGCGCAAGGTCGACCCTTTCATCATTTACGGCATGGCTGCCGCCGATATGGCGCTGAACGATGCCGGCTGGCATCCGACATCCGATGAAGACCAGATCGCCACCGGCGTGATGATCGGCTCTGGCATTGGCGGCCTGGAAGGCATTGTCGAGGCCGGCTATACCCTGCGTGACAAGGGGCCGCGGCGGATCTCGCCCTTCTTCATTCCCGGTCGCCTCATCAATCTCGTTTCCGGCCAGGTTTCTATCCGCCACAAGCTGCGCGGCCCGAACCATGCGGTGGTCACGGCATGCTCGACCGGCGCACACGCGATCGGCGATGCAGCCCGCCTGATCATGCTCGGCGATGCGGACGTCATGGTCGCCGGCGGCGCAGAAGCTCCGGTTTGCCGTATCGCGCTCGCCGGCTTTGCCGCCTGCAAGGCGCTGTCGACGCAGCACAACGACGATCCGCATAAAGCTTCGCGCCCCTATGACCGCGACCGTGACGGCTTCGTCATGGGTGAGGGCGCGGGGATCGTCGTGCTGGAAGAGCTGGAGCATGCTAAGGCGCGCGGCGCCAAGATCTATGCCGAAGTCGTCGGCTATGGTCTTTCCGGCGACGCCCATCACATTACTGCGCCATCGGAAGACGGCGAAGGCGCGTTCCGATGCATGACCTCGGCCCTGAAGCGCGCCGGGCTGACGCCGGCAGACGTCGACTACATCAATGCGCATGGCACCTCGACAATGGCCGACACGATCGAGCTCGGCGCTGTCGAGCGGCTGGTCGGCAATGCTGCCTCCAAGATTTCGATGTCGTCGACCAAGTCGGCGACCGGCCATCTCCTTGGAGCCGCCGGTGCGATCGAGGCGATCTTCTCGACGCTTGCCATTCGCGACAATATCGCGCCGCCGACACTGAATCTCGATAATCCGGAACGCGAGACGGCCATCGATCTCGTTCCGCATAAGGCCCGTAAGCGGGACATCAATGTCGCACTGTCGAATTCCTTCGGATTCGGCGGTACGAACGCATCACTTGTCCTGCGTCGTTATGAGGCATAA
- the rpsF gene encoding 30S ribosomal protein S6 encodes MALYEHVFLARQDISAQQVDALVEQYKGVIEANGGKVGRIENWGLKSLTYRIKKNRKAHYALMDIDAPAAAIQEMERQMRISEDVLRYMTIAVEKHEDGPSAMMQKRDRDDRPRRDGDRPERSFGDRGPRPDRGDREDRPRRPREDRA; translated from the coding sequence ATGGCTCTTTACGAACATGTATTCCTTGCCCGGCAGGATATTTCCGCTCAGCAGGTCGACGCCCTCGTAGAACAGTACAAGGGTGTTATCGAAGCTAACGGCGGTAAAGTCGGGCGTATCGAGAACTGGGGCCTCAAGTCCCTCACCTACCGCATCAAGAAGAACCGCAAGGCTCATTACGCCCTGATGGACATCGATGCACCGGCCGCTGCGATCCAGGAAATGGAACGCCAGATGCGCATCAGCGAAGACGTCCTACGTTACATGACGATCGCCGTTGAAAAGCATGAAGACGGCCCGTCCGCCATGATGCAGAAGCGTGACCGTGACGACCGTCCGCGCCGCGATGGCGACCGTCCGGAGCGCAGCTTCGGCGATCGTGGTCCGCGCCCGGATCGTGGTGACCGCGAAGACCGTCCGCGCCGTCCGCGCGAAGACCGCGCATAA
- a CDS encoding aldo/keto reductase — protein MKYKNLGRTDISVSQICLGTMTWGTQNSEAEAHEQMDYALHKGINFFDTAEMYPTTPVGPKTQGRTEEYIGTWLEKTGKRGDIVLATKVAGVGRDYLRGGQGADAANIRAAIDSSLKRLRTDYIDLYQVHWPNRGHFHFRQNWRYNPFTQDREKAIANITDILETMGELVKAGKIRAIGLSNETTWGIQKYLTIAEQRSLPRVVSTQNEYNLLYRHFDLDLAELSHYEDVGLLAYSPLAGGILSGKYVGGARPAGSRGSINTDIGGRLQPLQEPPVKAYLEIAAKYHLDPAKLALAYCLTKPFMTSVIIGATSMAQLETDIASAYLTLPEEAIAEIEKVHRQYPWPM, from the coding sequence ATGAAGTATAAGAATTTAGGCCGTACCGATATTTCCGTTTCACAGATTTGCCTGGGCACGATGACCTGGGGCACGCAGAATAGCGAGGCCGAAGCGCACGAGCAGATGGATTATGCCCTGCATAAAGGCATCAATTTCTTCGATACGGCGGAAATGTATCCGACGACGCCCGTCGGCCCGAAGACTCAGGGCCGTACCGAAGAATATATCGGCACCTGGCTCGAAAAGACCGGCAAGCGCGGGGATATCGTGCTCGCCACCAAGGTCGCGGGTGTCGGCCGCGACTATCTGCGTGGCGGCCAGGGTGCGGATGCCGCCAATATCCGCGCCGCAATCGACAGCAGCCTGAAGCGACTGAGGACCGATTATATCGACCTCTATCAGGTCCACTGGCCGAACCGCGGCCATTTCCACTTCCGCCAGAACTGGCGGTACAACCCCTTCACCCAGGACCGCGAAAAGGCGATCGCCAACATCACCGACATCTTGGAGACGATGGGCGAGCTGGTGAAGGCCGGCAAGATCCGCGCTATCGGCCTTTCCAACGAAACGACCTGGGGCATCCAGAAGTATCTGACGATCGCCGAGCAAAGGAGCCTGCCCCGCGTTGTCTCGACGCAGAACGAATACAATCTGCTCTATCGGCACTTCGATCTCGATCTGGCCGAGCTGTCGCATTACGAAGATGTCGGCCTGCTCGCCTATTCGCCGCTCGCAGGCGGCATTCTCAGCGGCAAATATGTCGGTGGCGCACGGCCGGCCGGCTCGCGCGGCTCCATCAATACCGACATCGGCGGCCGCTTGCAGCCGCTACAGGAACCGCCGGTTAAGGCCTATCTGGAGATCGCCGCTAAGTATCACCTCGACCCGGCCAAGCTCGCGCTCGCCTACTGCCTGACCAAGCCCTTTATGACCTCCGTCATCATCGGCGCGACCTCGATGGCGCAGCTCGAAACCGATATTGCTTCGGCTTATCTCACGCTGCCGGAAGAAGCGATTGCCGAGATCGAAAAGGTACACCGGCAGTACCCCTGGCCGATGTAA
- a CDS encoding YicC/YloC family endoribonuclease produces the protein MVLQSMTGFARREGTSGRSRWAWELRSVNGKGLDLRLRLPPGLERVETDVRKLITDKFSRGNLQVGLSLSVDESRVEAVVNQDALATVMALRGQLAGVIDPAPLRLDTLLAIRGLVEFKEAEESEEALASRDADIMAGLEAALVDLSDMRRREGQALGQILLGHVAVIETLTLTVERDPSRSPQEIAARLQTQVAMLLDGTSGLDRDRLHAEAALIATRADLREEIDRLKAHVAAARDLIAKGGPVGRKLDFLAQEFNRESNTICSKSNAAAVTAAGIELKVVIDQFREQVQNLE, from the coding sequence ATGGTATTGCAGTCCATGACCGGTTTTGCCCGGCGTGAAGGAACGAGCGGCCGCTCGCGTTGGGCCTGGGAGCTGCGATCGGTCAACGGCAAGGGTCTGGATTTGCGTCTGCGGCTGCCGCCGGGGTTGGAGCGCGTGGAAACCGATGTACGCAAGCTCATCACCGACAAGTTTTCGCGCGGCAACCTGCAGGTCGGCCTCTCCCTATCCGTCGATGAAAGCCGCGTCGAAGCGGTCGTCAATCAGGACGCGCTGGCGACGGTAATGGCGTTGCGCGGCCAACTCGCCGGCGTCATCGATCCTGCGCCGCTGCGCCTGGACACGCTGCTCGCCATCCGTGGCCTCGTCGAATTCAAGGAAGCCGAGGAGAGCGAAGAAGCGCTTGCATCGCGCGACGCCGACATCATGGCGGGCCTCGAGGCTGCGCTGGTCGATCTCAGCGATATGCGCCGGCGGGAAGGGCAGGCGCTTGGGCAAATCCTGCTCGGCCATGTCGCCGTTATCGAGACGCTGACGCTGACGGTGGAGCGCGACCCGTCGCGTTCGCCGCAGGAGATCGCTGCGAGGCTGCAGACGCAGGTTGCCATGCTCCTGGACGGGACCTCCGGCCTGGACCGTGACCGGCTGCATGCCGAGGCCGCTCTCATCGCCACCAGGGCCGATCTGCGCGAGGAAATCGACCGGCTGAAAGCGCATGTCGCGGCGGCTCGCGATCTTATCGCCAAGGGCGGACCTGTCGGACGTAAGCTTGATTTCCTTGCACAGGAATTTAACCGGGAATCGAATACTATCTGTTCGAAGTCGAATGCCGCAGCGGTCACTGCCGCCGGCATCGAATTGAAGGTGGTCATCGACCAGTTCCGCGAACAGGTCCAGAACTTGGAGTAA
- a CDS encoding helix-turn-helix domain-containing protein, with amino-acid sequence MANGNTAISVSKQLGPLLRHWREVRGKSQLDLSMETGVSQRHISFVESGRSVPSRQRLLTVAEALDVPFRERNTLLLAAGYAPIYSDDSWDAPDMQPVTDALRRMLRQHEPFPAIVMDRYWNILLSNTAAPRFFNCFVDMTARKSPRNLLHLMFDPAGMRPFIRDWPETSRSLLARVHRESIGRVVDDKTRELLKTLLAYPDVDVDWKALTAPASTPVVPLVFVKDGQKLGFFSLITTVGTPMTIASQELRLECMFPTDQQTERLYAKMMEDAPMPNFPADH; translated from the coding sequence ATGGCTAACGGCAACACAGCGATATCTGTCTCGAAACAACTCGGCCCGTTGCTACGCCACTGGCGGGAGGTACGCGGCAAAAGCCAGCTCGACCTTTCGATGGAGACGGGCGTTTCGCAGCGCCACATCAGCTTCGTCGAAAGCGGCCGCAGCGTACCCAGCCGTCAGAGGCTGCTGACCGTTGCGGAGGCTCTCGATGTGCCGTTCCGCGAACGCAACACTCTGCTGCTCGCCGCAGGCTACGCGCCGATCTATTCGGACGATTCCTGGGACGCGCCGGACATGCAACCCGTTACGGATGCTCTGCGGCGCATGCTGCGTCAGCATGAACCTTTCCCGGCAATCGTCATGGATCGCTATTGGAACATCCTCCTGTCCAACACTGCTGCGCCCCGCTTCTTCAATTGTTTCGTCGACATGACAGCGCGCAAATCGCCACGCAATTTGCTGCATTTGATGTTCGATCCCGCGGGGATGCGCCCCTTCATTCGCGACTGGCCGGAGACATCGAGAAGCTTGCTCGCGCGCGTCCATCGTGAGTCCATCGGTCGGGTCGTCGACGACAAGACCCGAGAGTTGCTGAAAACGCTGCTCGCCTATCCAGATGTCGATGTCGACTGGAAAGCGCTCACAGCGCCCGCTAGCACGCCCGTCGTCCCCCTAGTCTTTGTGAAGGACGGCCAGAAGCTTGGCTTCTTTTCATTGATAACGACAGTCGGCACCCCGATGACCATCGCATCGCAGGAGCTCCGGCTCGAATGCATGTTCCCGACCGATCAGCAGACCGAACGACTTTACGCCAAGATGATGGAGGATGCGCCGATGCCGAATTTTCCAGCGGATCACTAA